The DNA segment AGTTTCCAGTAGTTGAACATGTTCTTATTAGGTGTCTCTCCATATCCTTACTGCCTTTCTAAAAGGTTAGCTAGGTTTTTCCATGATCAGTCTGGACAAAGTGTAATGAAACATTTACaaattgtaaaagaaaatatgttcAATTTATTTTGAATGGTTAGCTAGGTTTTTCCTAAATCGCACATCGGCTATGGGTTTATCTCAaaaaggttatctcctgttagCTTTCTGGCGCCATTTGATCCTGTTCTAATCACCTCTTCTATgtgttttcttattatattatatggatataatttatataatcaaatcatcaagtcttttttttttttgttgaatcaaTCATGTCTCAGGAGTTGAATGATCCAGTTTTGGGTTTATCAAGTGTTTCCATAAGTTTTGCTTACCACGTCGACGCATAAATGAATCCTATGCGTGATCAATCAGGCAGCCCTTATGGAGATTCAACTCCTCGTAGTCCATTTTCTCCCTACTCCGGAGATGAAAGGCATAGAAACCTTGCAGATTCGAAAAGAGATACAACGACTCCTCGTAGTCCTTTCTCTCCATTTTCTCCATTATCTGGAGATGAAAGGCACAAAACTCTCGCAGAATCCAAATTCCAGCAAGCCCTCCCCTGTTCTGGTACATGTGTTGTACTTACTAATTGTCTGCCTGTGTTTGTCTATGTATAATCTTCTTGTTTACTGATTCTTTAAAGCCTTGTAGATCCATCATCCCCTGGATCAATGCATCATGGTGGACACAAGTTTCATGAGGTTTTCCAAATGAAACAAGGGCGTTATGATCTTCAAGCTTCAAAGATTTCTGAAATGATGAAATCAAGTAGCTTAGATGTACTTCTACTACCTCATCCAACATTTCCATACAATTAGTTTATTCTCTTTTTACAATGTTCTTTGGCTTATGTTTGATGCAGAATGCACCAACACAGTCACTACTAAGCGTTGTGAATGGGATTCTAGATGAAAGTATTGAAAGAAAGAATGGTGAAATCCCTCAGGTATTTTGAAGTCTAGCTATTAAGATCATACTGTGATTTACCGCTTGGGAAAGTTTTTGACAAAAGCTAACTAATGATCAGCGAGTGGCATGCCTTTTGAGAAAAGTTGTGCAAGAGATTGAGAGACGCATATCAACTCAAGCTGAGCATCTAAGAACGGtatggtttttgttttattgaagaatatgttttcagtttgttcaaaaaaaaaaaagaagaagaatatgttTTCAGTTTCTAGTTTTGCtgagtatatattttttttgttctggtgcagcaaaacaatattttcaaaactcGAGAGGAGAAGTACCAGTCAAGGATCAACGTCCTAGAAGCCTTAGCATCAGGAAGTGGTAAAGATAGTGAGGTATGTATCATTTTTTAACCAGTTTGGCCTCTAAGAGACTGTTTCCTTAATATCTTACCACATAATGTGTTACATTCTCTCCTCTGCTGATGAACTGATTCTATGACAGATTGCTACACAACAGCTTAGACAAATTAAGGTAACATTATACTTTAGTAATAGTAGTATCTCTACATGTCTTTGACTTGATGTGCACTGTATGATAGACAGAGAAGTCAACCtgggaagaaaagaagaagaacggaGAAGAGGATATGCTTAAGCTGCTCAAAGAAAATTGTCAATACGACCTTGAAATCTCTGCGTTGAGGCAAGAGCTGGAGACAACTAAACGAGAATATAAACAACAATGCACGCAAATGGAAAGCCAAACCATGGTCAGTACTTTATACTCTAAGTCAAGATGTTATGTTTTACTGGCCTGACATGAAGTTTACTTTCAAATGAGATAGACAGAAAAGACAAAGTGGGAAGAACAATGGAAGAACGAAGAGGAGGATATGGCCAAGCTAtcaaaagaaaatgatcaatTCAACCTCGAAGTTTCAGCATTAAGGAAAGAACTAGAGAAAACTAAGAAAGCCTATGAGCAACAATGCTTGCAAATGCAAAGCCAAACGATGTTGGCTACAACAGGACTTGAGAGCAGGCTGAAGGAACTTGagcaagagagaaaagagacaAACACTGCAAAAAATTCCCTTGAGGAAAGGGTCAACGAGCTCGAGAAGATGGGGAAAGATGCACATACTGCTAAAGAAGCTCTTGAGGAAAAGTTAAAGGAGCTTCAAGAAAtggagaaagaaacaaaaagtttTAATACAAGTCTTGAAGGAAAGATTCAAGAGCTTGAAGGGAATCTTGTAAACTGGAAGAATAAAGTCAAAGAAATGGATGAAATATCTGAGTCCAAACAACAAAGTTGGAGTCAGAAAGAAGTTTCCTATAAAAGCTTTATTGATTACCAGTCTCAGACACTAGaggtatatatatgtttatagtaTTCTATATATAGTTCGCTAATTATGCTGAATCTCAGGAGTTGAGGTTCTACTCAAGTTCCATCAAGCAAGAGATTCTAAAGGTTCAGGAAAACTATACAGAACAGTTCAGCCAATTAGGTGAGGGAATGTTCTAATAGATGCTGGGTTTTTTATGACCTTGTAGTTTTTTGTAatctttatcaatcaatattTGTTTCTTCAGGAATTAAACTAATTGAACTTAGTAATGCTGCCGAAAACTATCATGCTGTCCTAACTGAAAACCGGAAGCTTTTCAATGAGCTTCAGGAGCTTAAAGGTATTAAGAAGATCTAGTTAAAATCTTTCTCTTTAACATTTGTTTTGGATatgtaaattttcaaatatgcaGCCTATATAAGTTGTATACTTGTGACTTGCAGGAAACATCAGAGTGTTTTGCCGGGTGAGGCCGTTCCTTCCTGGACAAGGTGCACCAAACACCGTGGTCGAGTACGTTGGTGAGGATGGAGAATTGGTAGTTACCAATCCCACTAAACCCGGGAAAGATGGTCTTCGCAAGTTTAGGTTCAATAAAGTTTATAGTCCAGCTGCTACTCAAGGTGTCATTCTTTTCTATTtctctaaaattattttttctgtcATCATTTATGTTATGGATGTTACATTAGAAGCATCAAAGTATTTAATCAAAGTGCATGTGTTGTGTTGGATTCTTGCAGCTGAAGTCTTTACAGATATAAAACCACTGGTTCGGTCAGTGCTTGATGGGTTCAATGTTTGTATATTCGCATATGGTCAAACAGGATCAGGGAAAACTTATACAATGGTATGTATGTCTTCATTGTTATTCTTTTGGTCATCTTTTGAGTTTCGTACCAATAATGTGTTTTTGTTACCTTCGTTCTTGTTATTTCAGACTGGTCCAGATGGAGCAAGTGAAGAGGATTGGGGAGTTAACTATCGTGCACTCAATGATCTCTTTAAAATATCTCAATCCAGAAAGGGAAACATAAACTATGAAGTTGGGGTGCAAATGGTTGAGATATACAATGAACAAGTGCTGGATTTGCTCTCTGATGACAGTTCTCAAAAGAAATATCCTTTTTGTTTCAGCTTCTTGTTCTTatactctctttctttctttcattattagttgttgtttttttgtttacctTGACCTTGCACACACTAGGGATCTTGTCTACAATTTCACAAAATGGTTTAGCTGTACCTGATGCAAGCATGTATCCAGTGAAATCAACCTCAGATGTGATTACATTGATGGACATTGGACTACAGAATCGTTCCGTTGGTGCTACTGCCATGAATGAACGAAGTAGTCGCTCTCACAGGTTCTTACTTCATCTTGATCCCCATGAAACAAAACATATGTTTTTCAACAGGTCCTTAACACTGTAGTATATGGTTTCTTATGCAGCATTGTCACTGTTCATGTCCGTGGTAAAGATATGAAGACCGGTTCTGTGCTATATGGAAATCTTCATTTGGTGGATCTGGCTGGAAGTGAGAGAGTAGATCGATCTGAAGTTAAAGGAGACAGACTTAGAGAAGCACAACATATAAACAAATCTCTCTCATCTCTTGGAGATGTGATATTCTCTCTTGCTTCAAAGAGTTCCCATATACCTTACAGAAACAGCAAGCTAACACAACTACTCCAAAGCTCTCTTGGTTAGTTACTTATTTAAATTGATGTTTTAGTTTCTCAGTTTAACTGATCTAATCATAAACAAATACTTTGTGATGTTGGAGTATAGGAGGACAAGCAAAGACCCTAATGTTTGTGCAACTCAATCCTGATGCTATTTCATATTCAGAGTCTATGAGTACCTTAAAATTCGCAGAACGTGTCTCTGGAGTTGAACTTGGTGCTGCAAAGAGCAGTAAAGATGGTAAAGATGTTCGAGACTTAATGGAACAGGTAAGTTCGAGACTTACATCTTTCTTACCATGAGCCGGTCTTGAAATTTGGAGaatgtaaacaaaaacaaaattagttaaattttaattataaaaaaaaaaattggggcATATCATTATAGACACTACggctaaaaaatttaaaagtcataAGCCAATTTTCGCTTGCCTATGCTTAGAACCGGCTGTGCGTACCATAAGCAATTACATTTACATGaatcatttgttttgtttacaaCAGTTAGCATCCCTTAAGGACACAATAGCAAGGAAAGATGAAGAGATAGAGAGGCTTCATTCGGTAAAAGACATTCATCATCCTCATAGACCTCAGAAAACAATGGTGAAGATAAAGAGCTTAGGACAAACCGATGACATAAACTCAGAAACAGGAGAATATTCATCACAGTCAAGACACGCCGTTACTGACGGCGAGAGTTTAGCTTCCTCCGTCGAAGCAGAGTCTGAGGAGAGATTGAGCGAAGTGACATCTGATGCTGCCTCTAACGGAACTCAAGGATCACCTGATGTTGCTAAAAGACCACCCAGGATTTCAGACAGGTTAAGACTCAAACTTATAATGTTGTTGTGGTTTTCAAGACTTCTTTACCTAACGCTGTAATGGTGGATGAAATTACAGAGGGAAGTCAACGCCTTCAAGGTCCTCGGTTGTAACACGACCACTTGATAAGCTTCGGAAAGTAGCTACAAGAACAACATCGACAGTTTCTAAGGTTGCATCGGGCTTGACGTCATCAAGTAAGCCAAACTGAGAACCTATACATAAGTATTAATTTTTGTGTATTaggtttttaattatgagattaTTTGCACGAACTTTTGTTTGATCTGATATGTTTTCTAGGCAGCAAGAAGACAAGCAACGCTTCTAGTTTGTCAAAGTCTTCTAAACGGTGGGCGTAATTGACGCTTTTACCCCTAGCCGTAGCTGACATCCTTACACGCAACACTGCATATACCCACTCTTTTTTGGTTCGGAAAACCTTACGTACATTTTTTCATTTTCCTTTAATATATATGGCTTCGACTGGGACTACAAACTATACCAATATGTTATGTGATTTACGTATCAAATATTGTAAATACATACATCTTATTATTTgacaggttttttttttgtaaaccaaaGAAAAATAGCTGATCACATTTTTCAGGGTATACTACGTACTTGTAATTCATGCATGCGGTGATATAATTGAAGAATAAAAATTAAGCGATGTTGCGTACTTTCACCAATCACACATGATTCTCAgaactaaaatttataattaaattatttaataatcaaaaattaaataaataaattgaagtCTCATTATATTGGTTCATGTATtcaatgttatattttaatttattataactgGAATCTCTAGTTCTTGTGATAAAAGGACCTAAGAGTTTCGTCGCTTAAGTTCGAGTCTAACCATCCGTCTTAAGTAGTAAAAGAATGTGGATTTTGTAAATTTAGTAACTAGTTTGCTTATAAAGCTTTTGGAATCACACCACagttatcaaaaacaaaattaatttattatatttttgtttttttcttttcttcagtttattatatttttgttttattatcaaACGTAACTTATAAATTATATCTGAAGAATGAAACATGTGATTCGGTTTTCAATTCCTGTAAATTACAACAATATCTAATAACACCTACAAAGGAAGGATTCATGGGCCGATTCTAAGGGAGTAAAAAAAATCGATATAAGCCCATAACGTGCGAGGCCCAGATTTATTTTCACGTACTGAACTGTTGTTGTTTCGCGTGTTAAAGCGCACCGGGTAAAACTCAAGTTGTCACGGCTGCGACTTACCAACAATGGCGGGCAAGCAAATCGGCGGAGAGGGCGGTGTACCGGAGAACCTCGCCGGAATGACCAAAAGCCAGCTCTACGATATCATGTCTCAGATGAAGGTTGtcttctctctattctctacTCGTCGATTATCGACTACAACACTTTCTCGAATCTTGTTttgtgattgattgaatctgatgacGCAGACGCTGATCGATCAAAACCACGAGCAAGCGAGAGAGATTCTGATTCGGAACCCTCTTTTGACCAAGGCTCTTTTCCAGGTGAGCTTCTTACTTGATTGGACTGGTTTGGTTAAATTGttaggtttaaaaaaaattaggatttGTGATTTTGTGACATGAAGAATGTGTTGATAACTATGTGACATGTTGTATATGATGTTATATGTTGGTGAATGTTAGGCACAGATCATGCTTGGAATGGTTCAGCCTCCTCAGGTGGTATCAGCTTGAATCCCTTCAGAGAAAAACTTGCTTAAGTCATTCATTTTCATGCCATTTACCATTAACAACTCTGTTCATCTAGGTTCCAAAAGTGGATCCTCTAGTCGCTCCACAGCCTCAACAGTCTCGTCAATCGATCCTGGCAAAGCCAAACGTTCAAGCTCCTGTTTCATCTGTTCAAGGCGGAGAGCCAGCAGCTACAATGCAACCACAAGCACCTATTAGGAAACATCCaatgcaacaacaacaatcaatGTCTATgcctatgcctcctcctccaccttCTGTCTCTGCAACCAGTAATGCTCCATCACAGCCTCGTTTCTCGCATTCCCAGCGTCAGGGACATCTGAATCCTGCTGCCACTTCCTTGTCTCATCCTCAAGTTCAAAACGCACCTCCTCTAGCTCCCCATCATCCAACATCCCAACAACCTCAGTTTCATCATCTTGATATACCAGCCTCCTCGACTCAgttgcaacaacaacaacaaccgaTGCACTCTGTTAAGAGTTCTCATTTAGCTCAGCAACAGGCTAGACCGTATCATCATCAGTTTGGGCCATCCCAGACTGGTCCCAACGCTGGGTTTCAGCACCATGGTGCACCTCCTCAGCATCATTCTCAACCCATGTTTCATGTGAGTTTTATTGAGTAGCTATtatcctttttcttttgtttttgaccATTGTGAGTCATGTTTGTGACTGACTAAAGCTTGTTTATTTGAACCAATTCATAGTCAGGCAACAGACCCCCGGCTTCTGGTGGACCGCAGTTCCCGCAGGGACAGCCACATCTGCCTAGTCAGCCACCATATCAGGTACTTTGTACTCTTACTGTCTTATACCTTTAGGCAGTATGTATGTTTGGTGGTTTTTGCAGATTGATTATGCAATTATCTTTGTACTCCTTCAGTGAGTAGGATTCACCCTTTAATAAGTATTCTTTCCGAGATTTTTTCATTGTTCTTAATCAGATATGGGAAATCTCCATAAATAATTCTTCTCATCTTTGTTCATCGTCATCTAGTTTCTAACCTAAATAAAAATTGTGCAGGTTTTAGTTATGCTTTTGAATCTACTGCTTGTCTTTTGTTTCAGGGTGGAGGACAATTTCGTGGGGACTACAATAATAACCAATTGGGAGGTCCGATGGCTGCAGAGAGAGGTCCTTGGATGGCTAGCCAACCAGAGAGCTCAAACATTACACATCTCCCAGGATTAGGACCGGCTCCTCCACC comes from the Brassica napus cultivar Da-Ae chromosome A7, Da-Ae, whole genome shotgun sequence genome and includes:
- the LOC106430164 gene encoding kinesin-like protein KIN-14P; the protein is MNPMRDQSGSPYGDSTPRSPFSPYSGDERHRNLADSKRDTTTPRSPFSPFSPLSGDERHKTLAESKFQQALPCSDPSSPGSMHHGGHKFHEVFQMKQGRYDLQASKISEMMKSSSLDNAPTQSLLSVVNGILDESIERKNGEIPQRVACLLRKVVQEIERRISTQAEHLRTQNNIFKTREEKYQSRINVLEALASGSGKDSEIATQQLRQIKTEKSTWEEKKKNGEEDMLKLLKENCQYDLEISALRQELETTKREYKQQCTQMESQTMTEKTKWEEQWKNEEEDMAKLSKENDQFNLEVSALRKELEKTKKAYEQQCLQMQSQTMLATTGLESRLKELEQERKETNTAKNSLEERVNELEKMGKDAHTAKEALEEKLKELQEMEKETKSFNTSLEGKIQELEGNLVNWKNKVKEMDEISESKQQSWSQKEVSYKSFIDYQSQTLEELRFYSSSIKQEILKVQENYTEQFSQLGIKLIELSNAAENYHAVLTENRKLFNELQELKGNIRVFCRVRPFLPGQGAPNTVVEYVGEDGELVVTNPTKPGKDGLRKFRFNKVYSPAATQAEVFTDIKPLVRSVLDGFNVCIFAYGQTGSGKTYTMTGPDGASEEDWGVNYRALNDLFKISQSRKGNINYEVGVQMVEIYNEQVLDLLSDDSSQKKLGILSTISQNGLAVPDASMYPVKSTSDVITLMDIGLQNRSVGATAMNERSSRSHSIVTVHVRGKDMKTGSVLYGNLHLVDLAGSERVDRSEVKGDRLREAQHINKSLSSLGDVIFSLASKSSHIPYRNSKLTQLLQSSLGGQAKTLMFVQLNPDAISYSESMSTLKFAERVSGVELGAAKSSKDGKDVRDLMEQLASLKDTIARKDEEIERLHSVKDIHHPHRPQKTMVKIKSLGQTDDINSETGEYSSQSRHAVTDGESLASSVEAESEERLSEVTSDAASNGTQGSPDVAKRPPRISDRGKSTPSRSSVVTRPLDKLRKVATRTTSTVSKVASGLTSSSSKKTSNASSLSKSSKRWA
- the LOC106430131 gene encoding cleavage stimulating factor 64-like isoform X1, with product MAGKQIGGEGGVPENLAGMTKSQLYDIMSQMKTLIDQNHEQAREILIRNPLLTKALFQAQIMLGMVQPPQVVPKVDPLVAPQPQQSRQSILAKPNVQAPVSSVQGGEPAATMQPQAPIRKHPMQQQQSMSMPMPPPPPSVSATSNAPSQPRFSHSQRQGHLNPAATSLSHPQVQNAPPLAPHHPTSQQPQFHHLDIPASSTQLQQQQQPMHSVKSSHLAQQQARPYHHQFGPSQTGPNAGFQHHGAPPQHHSQPMFHSGNRPPASGGPQFPQGQPHLPSQPPYQGGGQFRGDYNNNQLGGPMAAERGPWMASQPESSNITHLPGLGPAPPPSQVGPGGGPPPRPAPISADMEKALLQQVMSLTPEQINLLPPEQRNQVLQLQQILRQ
- the LOC106430131 gene encoding cleavage stimulating factor 64-like isoform X2 gives rise to the protein MAGKQIGGEGGVPENLAGMTKSQLYDIMSQMKTLIDQNHEQAREILIRNPLLTKALFQAQIMLGMVQPPQVPKVDPLVAPQPQQSRQSILAKPNVQAPVSSVQGGEPAATMQPQAPIRKHPMQQQQSMSMPMPPPPPSVSATSNAPSQPRFSHSQRQGHLNPAATSLSHPQVQNAPPLAPHHPTSQQPQFHHLDIPASSTQLQQQQQPMHSVKSSHLAQQQARPYHHQFGPSQTGPNAGFQHHGAPPQHHSQPMFHSGNRPPASGGPQFPQGQPHLPSQPPYQGGGQFRGDYNNNQLGGPMAAERGPWMASQPESSNITHLPGLGPAPPPSQVGPGGGPPPRPAPISADMEKALLQQVMSLTPEQINLLPPEQRNQVLQLQQILRQ